From the genome of Candidatus Thermoplasmatota archaeon:
CCGTCGGGTTGTCGGTCGGAGGCGTCGGATTCTTGTTGCCGGGGTCGGCGGGCGGCGAGGCGCAGCCCGCGAGGGCCACGGAGAGCGCGAGCAGGGAGAGCATCGCGATTTTCGGTATCATCCGCACGGCACAGGGGAAGCCCGGTTTCAACCTTTCGAGGCACGGTCCAACCCGCGTCGACGGCGGGCCGGTGCGCGGGGCAATCGACTCGGCCGCGGGCCGCGCCCCGGGGCCCGATGTCGAGCGTCAAGGAATCGATCGCGCGCCTCGTCGTCGAACGCCCGGGCCTCACCGTGTCGGACGCGGCGCGCGCGCTCGGCGTCGACCACTCGACGGCGGCGTATCACCTGCGCCGGCTCGTGAAGCAGCGACGCGTCGCGGTGACGGCCGTCGGCCGCGTGCGCGCGCATTGGGCGCCGGGCTGCGGCTACTGTCCCGTGCAGCGCGCCGCGCTCCCGCGCCTCACGCCAGAGGCGCGCCGCGTGTTCGCGACGCTCGCGGCGGCGCCGCGCGCGCATCGCATCGGCGAGGCGTTCGCGCGCGCGGCCGTGGACGAGCCCGCGGGGCGTTGGGCCGTGGACACGCTGCGCCGCCTCGGCCTCGTCATGGGTCGTGGGCACGGGCTCGTGTCGGCGCGGCCCGGCGCCGAGGCGTGCGTGGAGGGGCTCGGGCTCGGCCGGCCGTGCGGCCTCTGGAGCCGCTGCGCGCCAGGGCGGGAGTGGCCGTGGCCGGAGGCGCGATCCGCGCCGTCAGGCGCGCGCGACGAGCGCGGCCTCGAGCGATCGGAACGCCGTGGCCGCGTTCGCGTACAGGATCGTGTCGCGGTTCTCGACGAGCCCGCCACGGCCGCAGGAGGAGAGTCGCGGGCAGCGGAGGCCGCTCGGGGCGGGGGCGAGGCGCGCGCCGCAACGCGGGCACAAGGTCGCGTGGGCCGTGAGGCCCCGCATGATCGCCAGGGTCATGGCCCTCGCGGGGCCGCGACGGTCCTTAACGTGATTCGTTCAGGACTCGAACCGTGACCTGACTACCCTCGGGGGTCCTACTTGCCGCCGAGCTTCCCGATCATCCAGCGGACGGGGTCCCAGTGCCGGTCCGCGACGCGCTCCTTCAGGGGGATGATGCCGTTGTCGGTGATCCGGATGTGTTCAGGGCACACTTCGGTGCAGCACTTCGTGATGTTGCACATCCCGACGCCCGCTTCTCCCGCGAGCGCGGGGATGCGGTCGGCGCCGTCCTTCGGGTGCATCTCGAGGCTCGCCATGCGGATCATGAAGCGCGGGCCGTAGAAGGCGTCCTCGCGGTGGTGGTCGCGGAGGACGTGGCAGACGTTCTGGCAGAGGAAGCATTCGATGCACTTCCTGAACTCCTGCACGCGGTCGATGTCCGCCTGCTTCATGTTGAATTCGCCCTTGGCCTTCTCCTCCGCCGTCATCTCGCGGGGCGTGAAGGGCTGGACCTTCTTGTTGACGCGGTAGTTCCACGACACGTCGGTGACGAGGTCCTTTACGAGCGGGAACGTCTTCACGGGCTCGACGACGACGGGGCCCTCGGGGAGGTCCGAGAGACGCGTCATGCACATGAGGCGGGGCTCGCCGTTGACCTCGGCGGAGCACGAGCCGCACTTGCCGGCCTTGCAGTTCCAGCGGCACGCGAGGTCGGGCGCCTCCGTGGCCTGGATGCGGTGCACGGCGTCGAGGACGACCATGCCTTCCTCGACCTCGACGTGGAAGTCCTCGAGCTGGGTCCCGTCCGGGCCGCCGCGGCGCACGCGGAGGTGCGCCATCTGCTTCCGGATGACCTGCGCGGGGACCGCGGAGCCTTCGCCGCGCGCCACCATCTCCTTGACCGTCACGTCCGTGCTCACGCGCTCGCCTCCTTCTTCGTCGCCACGTCTTCGGCCTTGCCGCTCACGATGGCCTTGAGATCCGCGGGCATCGGAACGACCGGCTCGAGAACGACCTTCATGCGGCCGTTCTCGCGGCGGCAGACCACCCACGTCTTGCCCCATTTCTCCTCGTCCGCGTCCGTGAAGTCGCCGCGCGTGTGGCCGCCGCGCGATTCCTCGCGGGCGAGGGCCGAGAGCGCGATCGCTTCGCTCGCGACGAGGAGGTTCGGAAGGTCCATCGCGACGTGCCAGCCGGGGTTGAACTCGCGGGTTCCGGCCACGCGGACCTTCGCCGCGCGGTGGCGGAGCGCTTCGATCTCCTTCGCGGCGTGCTCAAGCTCGTCGCGGAAGCGGACCATGCCGGCGTTCGCCTGCATGATCTCCTGCAGCGCATCCATGACCGCGAACGGCGATTCGCCGGTCGCGCGGTCGAAGGGCTCGAGCGCGTGGGCGACGGCCGCGTAGACCTCGGCCGGGTCGACCTCGGGCGTGCTCGGGAGGCCGCGCGCGTAGCTCGCGGCGCCGGCGCCCGCGCGCTGGCCGAAGACGAGGAGGTCGGAGAGGGAGTTGCCGCCGAGGCGGTTCGCGCCGTGGAGGCCCGCGGCGCACTCGCCCGCGGCGAAGAGGCCGGGCACGTTCGTCATCTCGGTGTCGGGGTCCACACGGATGCCGCCCATGATGTAGTGCATCGTGGGGCCGACCTCCATGGGCTCCTTCGTGATGTCGACGCCCGCGAGCTCCTTGAACTGGTGGTACATCGACGGGAGCTTCGCGCGCACGTAGTCCGCCTCGCGCCAGCTGATGTCGAGGTACACGCCGCCGCGGGGCGTGCCGCGGCCGGACTTGACTTCGGCCATGATGGCGCGCGCGACGACGTCGCGGGTGAGAAGCTCAGGCGGGCGGCGGGCGTTCTTGTCGCCCGCGAGCCACCGCGCGGCCTCCTCCTCGGTCTCCGCGAACTCGCCCTTGAACATCTCGGGGACGTAGCGGAACATGAAGCGCTCGCCCTTCGTGTTGCGCAGGATGCCGCCCTCGCCGCGGACGCCCTCGGTGACGAGGATGCCCTTGACGCTCGGGGGCCACACCATGCCGGTGGGGTGGAATTGCACGAACTCCATGCCGAGCAGGTCCGCGCCCGCCTCGTAGGCGATGCCCATGCCGTCGCCGGTGTATTCCCAGGAGTTCGACGTGATGCGGAACGCCTTGCCGACGCCGCCCGTCGCGAGGACGAAGGCCTTCGCCTTGAAGAGATGGAAGCGGCCCGTGGCGCGCTCGTAGGCGAGCGCGGCGCCGACCTTGCCGTCCTTCGACTTGAAGAGCTTGACCACGGTCAGCTCCATGAAGACCTCGAGGCCGGGCGTGTGGACCGCCTTGTCCTGGAGGGTGCGGATGATCTCCAGGCCCGTGCGGTCGCCGACGTGCGCGAGGCGGGGGTACGTGTGGCCGCCGAAATTGCGCTGGTTGATCCAGCCGTCCTTCGTGCGGTCGAAGACGGCGCCCCACATCTCGAGCTCGCGCACGCGCTCCGGCGCCTCCTGGGCGTGGATCTGCGCCATGCGCCAGTTGTTGAGGAACTTCCCGCCGCGCATCGTGTCGCGGAAGTGCACCTGCCACGAGTCGCGCTCGTCGGCGTTGCGCAGCGCGGCCGCGACCCCGCCCTCGGCCATGACAGTGTGCGCCTTGCCGAGCAGGGACTTCGAGAGCAGCGCGGTGCGCGCGCCGCCTCTGGCGGCCTCGACGGCGGCGCGGATGCCGGCGCCGCCGGCGCCCACGACGAGCACGTCGTAGGCGTGCTCCTGCACGTGCGGGCGGGCGGGGACGCTGGCGGCGCGCGGCGCCTGCTTGGGCACCGTGAGCTGGACGTTGCTGCCGCCGGCCATCAGGCGGGCACCCCCAGCACGTGGGTGAGGCCGGTCTGGCTGAGGTGGCGGATGTAGAGGTCCGTGAGGGCGATCCAGAACAGGCTCGCCATGGCCCAGAAGCCGTGCTTGCGGTTGAGCACCGTGACGGCCTTCCAGAAGCCGTGCTGGCGCATCGTCAGGGCGTCGCAGCTGAAGCAGTCGAGGCGGCCGCCCACGAGGTGGCGCAGGGCGTGGCAGCCGAGCACGTAGGCGCCCAGGAGCACGATGTCGATGAGCAGGATGAGGACGCCGAGGCCCAGGTACAGGCCGTGCGGCGTCGCCACCGCGGTCACGACGTGCCAGGCGTCGAAGAGCATCTTGGCGATGGCGAGGTAGAGGAAGAAGCGGTGCAGGTTGTTGACCGCCATGAGGCCGCGCTCGCCCTTGTAGCGCACGCCCTTCGTGGCCTCCACCGCGCAGGCGGCCGGGCGGGCAACGAAGGCGCGGTAGTAGGAGCGGCGGAACCAGTAGCACGTGAAGCGGAAGCCGGCCGGGATGGGCAGGATGAGGATGGCCGGGTAGGCCAGCAGGGGCACGGCGGCCTTCCACGACGCCGGGAAGATACCCGTGAGGTCCGGGCTGCCGAGCGGCGACACGTAGTGGTACGCGCCGTTGTCGGCGTAGAAGTGGCCGTTCTCGAACACGCGCCACGTCGCGTAGATGACGAAGGCGACCAGGGTGGCCCACAGCGCCACCGGCTGCAGCCACCATGCGTCCACGCGC
Proteins encoded in this window:
- a CDS encoding succinate dehydrogenase/fumarate reductase iron-sulfur subunit, translating into MAHLRVRRGGPDGTQLEDFHVEVEEGMVVLDAVHRIQATEAPDLACRWNCKAGKCGSCSAEVNGEPRLMCMTRLSDLPEGPVVVEPVKTFPLVKDLVTDVSWNYRVNKKVQPFTPREMTAEEKAKGEFNMKQADIDRVQEFRKCIECFLCQNVCHVLRDHHREDAFYGPRFMIRMASLEMHPKDGADRIPALAGEAGVGMCNITKCCTEVCPEHIRITDNGIIPLKERVADRHWDPVRWMIGKLGGK
- a CDS encoding fumarate reductase/succinate dehydrogenase flavoprotein subunit, whose protein sequence is MAGGSNVQLTVPKQAPRAASVPARPHVQEHAYDVLVVGAGGAGIRAAVEAARGGARTALLSKSLLGKAHTVMAEGGVAAALRNADERDSWQVHFRDTMRGGKFLNNWRMAQIHAQEAPERVRELEMWGAVFDRTKDGWINQRNFGGHTYPRLAHVGDRTGLEIIRTLQDKAVHTPGLEVFMELTVVKLFKSKDGKVGAALAYERATGRFHLFKAKAFVLATGGVGKAFRITSNSWEYTGDGMGIAYEAGADLLGMEFVQFHPTGMVWPPSVKGILVTEGVRGEGGILRNTKGERFMFRYVPEMFKGEFAETEEEAARWLAGDKNARRPPELLTRDVVARAIMAEVKSGRGTPRGGVYLDISWREADYVRAKLPSMYHQFKELAGVDITKEPMEVGPTMHYIMGGIRVDPDTEMTNVPGLFAAGECAAGLHGANRLGGNSLSDLLVFGQRAGAGAASYARGLPSTPEVDPAEVYAAVAHALEPFDRATGESPFAVMDALQEIMQANAGMVRFRDELEHAAKEIEALRHRAAKVRVAGTREFNPGWHVAMDLPNLLVASEAIALSALAREESRGGHTRGDFTDADEEKWGKTWVVCRRENGRMKVVLEPVVPMPADLKAIVSGKAEDVATKKEASA
- a CDS encoding succinate dehydrogenase, which gives rise to MAPDAAQAHSRRWLSTQRVDAWWLQPVALWATLVAFVIYATWRVFENGHFYADNGAYHYVSPLGSPDLTGIFPASWKAAVPLLAYPAILILPIPAGFRFTCYWFRRSYYRAFVARPAACAVEATKGVRYKGERGLMAVNNLHRFFLYLAIAKMLFDAWHVVTAVATPHGLYLGLGVLILLIDIVLLGAYVLGCHALRHLVGGRLDCFSCDALTMRQHGFWKAVTVLNRKHGFWAMASLFWIALTDLYIRHLSQTGLTHVLGVPA